From a region of the Geothrix sp. 21YS21S-2 genome:
- a CDS encoding 30S ribosomal protein S1, with translation MSQLSTLIKGKGSKQMGRITVLDATMLEDETPDSQEFLDALQGETRALREEEVVRGMVVEIRGKDVIIDIGYKGSGTVNIDEFNNPDGTVGVAVGDVVEVLLEHLEDQNGNVRLSRERAEKMKIWDEVEKAFRANLTVHGVVLEKVKGGLAVDIGIRAFLPGSQVDTKPVRNLDPYLGKSFDMKVIKVNRRRGNIVLSRKLFLETINANMKEETLAGLEEGKLVEGTVKNITEYGAFVDLGGVDGLLHITDMSWGRLNHPSEMFQVGDKVEVAILKYDKETERVSLGYKQKFADPWLTVEDRYPVNATVKGKVVSITDYGAFVELEPGVEGLVHVSEMSWTKKVKSAKGMVNLGDMVEAQILQVDPESRRISLGMKQITPNPWMEVAEKYNIGQIVTGLVRNITEFGAFVELEEGIDGLIHVSDFSWTKKIKHPGEIVKKGDSVTAKVLSLDPLNQRMSLGVKQMEPNVWEIFFEGHHVGDTIVGRIARLTDFGAFVDLGEGIEGLVHVSELSRKRVEEITKEFAAGQELTMKIVKLDPTEHRIGLSVKQYEMDAERGEIETAKNLQPFKKATLADAFKNVERED, from the coding sequence ATGTCCCAACTTTCAACACTCATCAAGGGCAAAGGCTCCAAGCAGATGGGCCGCATCACGGTGCTGGACGCGACCATGCTGGAGGACGAGACGCCTGACAGCCAGGAGTTCCTCGACGCCCTTCAGGGTGAGACCCGCGCGCTCCGCGAGGAAGAAGTGGTCCGCGGCATGGTCGTGGAGATCCGTGGCAAGGATGTCATCATCGACATCGGCTACAAGGGCTCGGGCACGGTCAACATCGATGAGTTCAACAATCCCGACGGCACCGTCGGCGTCGCCGTCGGCGACGTGGTCGAAGTGCTCCTCGAGCACCTCGAGGACCAGAACGGCAACGTCCGCCTCTCCCGCGAACGCGCGGAGAAGATGAAGATCTGGGACGAGGTGGAGAAGGCGTTCCGCGCCAACCTCACCGTCCACGGCGTCGTTCTCGAGAAGGTCAAGGGCGGCCTGGCCGTGGACATCGGCATCCGGGCGTTCCTCCCCGGCTCGCAGGTGGACACCAAGCCCGTGCGCAACCTGGACCCCTACCTCGGCAAGTCCTTCGACATGAAGGTCATCAAGGTGAACCGCCGCCGGGGCAACATCGTCCTGAGCCGCAAGCTCTTCCTCGAGACCATCAACGCGAACATGAAGGAAGAGACCCTGGCCGGCCTGGAAGAAGGCAAGCTGGTGGAAGGCACCGTCAAGAACATCACCGAGTACGGGGCCTTCGTGGACCTGGGCGGCGTGGACGGCCTGCTGCACATCACCGACATGAGCTGGGGCCGCCTGAACCACCCCTCCGAGATGTTCCAGGTGGGCGACAAGGTCGAGGTCGCCATCCTCAAGTACGACAAGGAGACCGAGCGCGTCAGCCTGGGCTACAAGCAGAAGTTCGCTGATCCCTGGCTCACCGTCGAGGACCGCTACCCCGTCAACGCCACGGTCAAGGGCAAGGTCGTCTCCATCACCGACTACGGCGCATTCGTCGAGCTCGAGCCCGGCGTCGAAGGCCTGGTGCACGTCTCCGAGATGAGCTGGACCAAGAAGGTCAAGTCCGCCAAGGGCATGGTCAACCTCGGCGACATGGTCGAGGCCCAGATCCTGCAGGTGGATCCCGAGAGCCGCCGCATCAGCCTCGGCATGAAGCAGATCACCCCCAACCCCTGGATGGAAGTGGCCGAGAAGTACAACATCGGCCAGATCGTCACCGGCCTGGTGCGCAACATCACCGAGTTCGGCGCCTTCGTCGAGCTGGAAGAGGGCATCGACGGCCTGATCCACGTGTCCGACTTCAGCTGGACCAAGAAGATCAAGCACCCCGGCGAGATCGTGAAGAAGGGCGACAGCGTCACCGCCAAGGTCCTCAGCCTGGATCCCCTGAACCAGCGCATGAGCCTGGGCGTCAAGCAGATGGAGCCCAACGTCTGGGAGATCTTCTTCGAAGGCCACCACGTGGGCGACACCATCGTCGGCCGCATCGCGCGCCTCACCGACTTCGGGGCCTTCGTGGACCTGGGCGAGGGCATCGAGGGCTTGGTGCACGTCTCCGAGCTCAGCCGCAAGCGGGTCGAGGAGATCACCAAGGAATTCGCCGCCGGCCAGGAACTGACGATGAAGATCGTCAAGCTGGATCCCACCGAGCACCGCATCGGCCTCTCCGTGAAGCAGTACGAGATGGACGCGGAGCGCGGCGAGATCGAGACCGCCAAGAACCTGCAGCCGTTCAAGAAGGCCACCCTTGCTGACGCGTTCAAGAACGTGGAGCGCGAGGACTAG
- a CDS encoding phosphoribosylanthranilate isomerase produces the protein MRLPHLPFVKICCISSLEEARLAIACGASALGLVSAMPSGPGIIGDGLIAEIAAAVPPPIATFLLTSRQDADGILRQHRLCRTTTIQLVDEVPRADLRKIRQELPGVRLVQVVHVTGEASLAEARSLEGLVDALLLDSGNPALAVKELGGTGRTHDWGLSRAIVEATTLPVFLAGGLNPGNVAQAVAVVRPYGLDLCSGVRRSGKLNATKLEMFFAALRAGA, from the coding sequence TTGCGCCTCCCCCATCTGCCCTTCGTGAAGATCTGCTGCATCTCGAGCCTCGAGGAGGCGCGGCTGGCCATCGCCTGCGGGGCCTCGGCCCTGGGCCTGGTGTCGGCCATGCCCAGCGGGCCGGGAATCATCGGCGACGGCCTCATCGCCGAGATCGCGGCGGCGGTGCCGCCGCCCATCGCCACCTTCCTCCTCACCTCCCGCCAGGACGCCGACGGGATCCTCCGCCAGCACCGGCTCTGCCGCACCACCACGATCCAGCTGGTGGACGAGGTGCCCCGGGCCGACCTGAGGAAGATCCGGCAGGAGCTGCCCGGGGTCCGCCTCGTCCAGGTGGTCCACGTGACCGGGGAGGCCTCCCTGGCCGAGGCCCGGTCCCTGGAGGGCCTGGTGGACGCCCTGCTGCTGGATTCGGGGAACCCGGCCCTGGCGGTCAAGGAGCTGGGGGGCACCGGGCGCACCCACGACTGGGGGCTGAGCCGGGCCATCGTGGAGGCCACCACGCTGCCGGTATTCCTGGCCGGGGGCCTGAACCCGGGCAACGTGGCCCAGGCCGTGGCCGTGGTGCGCCCCTACGGCCTGGACCTGTGCAGCGGGGTCCGCCGGAGCGGCAAGCTCAATGCCACCAAGCTGGAGATGTTCTTCGCCGCCCTCCGGGCCGGGGCCTGA
- the dacB gene encoding D-alanyl-D-alanine carboxypeptidase/D-alanyl-D-alanine-endopeptidase, giving the protein MPILRLMLALLLAPAAFAQPLATRLQAHLQAPRFEASRWGASVVSLDTGRTVFEQDAGKYFVPASNAKLFTCAMALCRLGPERRIRTSVLAGGRPGPDGVLQGDLVLFGRGDPMLLARWHGYPGTPDPFEALAAQVAAAGVRVVRGDVVGDDSFFRTRPFGSGWESGDRDYAFGADVSALTVHDNMVDLRIYPGAGGGPCHLFPIPGLGLLPLRNLTSTGAGPGLRALWEGEELVVTGSLAAGAAPASLAVPVRRPALFAAGLLRRALERHGVRITGGAAARTAPAPVELAFVESPAVRDLVKATLKDSINLYAQLLLLQAGGSEEAGLATLADFLKEAGIPAGDVLLEEGAGLSRKDLVKPRALTALLKFMAARPEGPAFADALPLAAVDGTLRSRMGDSPAAANVRAKTGTLRNTHSLAGYVTTAAGERLAFSIILNNHVSPAPAADLDAAAVLLAEQAARVQ; this is encoded by the coding sequence ATGCCGATCCTCCGCCTCATGCTGGCCCTCCTCCTCGCCCCCGCGGCCTTCGCCCAGCCCCTGGCCACCCGGCTCCAGGCCCACCTCCAGGCGCCGCGCTTCGAAGCCTCCAGGTGGGGCGCCTCGGTGGTATCGCTGGACACGGGGCGCACGGTCTTCGAGCAGGACGCCGGCAAGTACTTCGTGCCTGCCAGCAACGCCAAGCTGTTCACCTGCGCCATGGCGCTTTGCAGGCTGGGGCCGGAGCGGCGGATCCGCACGTCGGTGCTGGCCGGGGGCCGCCCCGGGCCGGACGGGGTCCTCCAGGGCGACCTGGTCCTCTTCGGCCGCGGCGATCCCATGCTCCTGGCCCGGTGGCACGGGTATCCCGGCACGCCGGACCCCTTCGAGGCCCTCGCGGCCCAGGTGGCCGCCGCCGGGGTGCGGGTGGTGCGGGGGGACGTGGTGGGCGACGACAGCTTCTTCCGCACCCGGCCCTTCGGGTCGGGCTGGGAGAGCGGGGACCGGGACTACGCCTTCGGGGCCGACGTGTCGGCCCTCACCGTGCACGACAACATGGTGGACCTGCGGATCTACCCGGGGGCCGGCGGGGGGCCCTGCCACCTCTTCCCGATCCCCGGCCTGGGGCTCCTGCCCCTGCGCAACCTCACCTCCACCGGCGCGGGGCCCGGCCTCCGGGCCCTCTGGGAAGGGGAGGAGCTGGTCGTCACCGGCAGCCTCGCCGCCGGCGCCGCCCCGGCCTCCCTCGCCGTCCCGGTGCGGCGCCCCGCCCTCTTCGCGGCCGGGCTCCTGCGCCGGGCCCTGGAGCGCCACGGCGTGCGGATCACGGGCGGCGCCGCCGCGCGGACCGCGCCTGCCCCGGTGGAGCTGGCCTTCGTGGAATCCCCCGCCGTCCGCGACCTGGTGAAGGCCACCCTCAAGGACTCGATCAACCTCTACGCCCAGCTCCTCCTGCTCCAGGCGGGGGGATCCGAGGAGGCGGGCCTGGCGACCCTGGCGGACTTCCTGAAAGAGGCCGGGATTCCGGCCGGGGACGTCCTGCTCGAGGAGGGGGCCGGGCTTTCCCGCAAGGACCTGGTGAAGCCCCGGGCCCTGACGGCCCTCCTGAAATTCATGGCCGCCCGCCCCGAGGGCCCGGCCTTCGCGGACGCCCTGCCCCTGGCGGCGGTGGACGGCACCCTGCGCAGCCGCATGGGGGATTCCCCCGCCGCGGCCAACGTCCGGGCCAAGACGGGCACCCTGCGCAACACCCATTCCCTGGCCGGCTACGTGACCACCGCGGCCGGGGAGCGCCTCGCGTTCTCCATCATCCTCAACAACCATGTGTCCCCCGCCCCGGCCGCGGACCTGGACGCCGCCGCCGTGCTCCTGGCGGAGCAGGCGGCGCGCGTGCAGTGA
- a CDS encoding OmpA family protein has protein sequence MPRAIPWPLLVLCAFAPLHPASTQAFHYPFVEGSTLIGFRGTALSPGASGQAIVRGEGGRMRVHAHFAGLEPASRFGPGYLTYVLWAVSPQGRTVNLGEVAAVRGKAHVVAITPFPSFGLIVTAEPHFAVTRVSDALVLENQPVRGARPALEAVEAPLGPGTGHGLEPGTPAPRDPTASPYVFQARNAVRLAEAEQAEAFAPAEYRAALGELGRMEAEKHLGGKEAVLAARRAVLQAEDARIVAGRQKEALLLARERETAEELRASLESARAQADAARVQADAARATADAARAAAASAARGKEREVTQAQLEVRRRLIEQLNRLLQTRETEEGLMATLTDVAFPSGSSRLSAPARVNLAKIAGILLTRPGLKIRALGHTDATGRPALNARLSRQRAEAVRRFLAGQGLAAGSLQAEGLAASRPVAPNETREGRMRNRRVELVVSGDPIGL, from the coding sequence ATGCCCCGAGCCATTCCCTGGCCCCTGCTGGTCCTGTGTGCGTTCGCCCCCTTGCATCCGGCGTCCACCCAAGCTTTTCATTATCCGTTCGTGGAGGGATCCACCCTCATCGGCTTCCGCGGAACGGCCCTGTCCCCCGGCGCCTCCGGCCAGGCGATCGTGCGCGGGGAGGGGGGCCGGATGCGGGTCCACGCCCATTTCGCGGGCCTGGAGCCCGCCAGCCGGTTCGGCCCCGGCTACCTCACCTACGTGCTCTGGGCCGTCTCGCCCCAGGGCCGGACCGTGAACCTGGGGGAGGTCGCGGCGGTGCGCGGGAAGGCCCACGTGGTGGCCATCACCCCCTTCCCGTCCTTCGGGCTCATCGTCACCGCCGAGCCCCACTTCGCCGTGACCCGGGTGAGCGACGCCCTGGTCCTGGAGAACCAGCCGGTGCGCGGCGCGCGGCCGGCCTTGGAGGCGGTGGAGGCCCCCCTCGGCCCCGGCACCGGCCACGGCCTGGAGCCCGGCACCCCCGCCCCCCGGGACCCCACGGCCTCGCCCTACGTCTTCCAGGCCCGCAATGCCGTGCGGCTCGCCGAGGCCGAGCAGGCCGAGGCCTTCGCCCCCGCGGAGTACCGCGCGGCCCTGGGGGAGCTCGGCCGCATGGAGGCGGAAAAGCACCTGGGGGGGAAGGAGGCCGTCCTGGCCGCGCGGCGGGCGGTGCTGCAGGCGGAGGACGCCCGCATCGTCGCCGGCCGGCAGAAGGAGGCCCTCCTCCTGGCCCGGGAACGGGAGACCGCCGAGGAACTGCGGGCCAGCCTGGAATCCGCCCGCGCCCAGGCCGACGCGGCCCGGGTCCAGGCCGATGCCGCCCGCGCCACCGCCGACGCGGCCCGGGCCGCGGCGGCCAGCGCGGCCCGCGGAAAGGAGCGGGAGGTCACCCAGGCCCAGCTGGAGGTGCGCCGCCGGCTCATCGAGCAGCTCAACCGCCTGCTCCAGACCCGCGAAACGGAGGAGGGCCTCATGGCCACCCTCACGGACGTGGCCTTCCCCTCCGGAAGCAGCCGCCTGTCGGCGCCCGCCCGGGTGAACCTGGCCAAGATCGCCGGCATCCTCCTGACCCGTCCGGGCCTGAAGATCCGCGCCCTGGGCCACACCGACGCCACCGGGAGGCCCGCCCTGAACGCCCGCCTATCCCGCCAGCGGGCCGAGGCGGTGCGGAGGTTCCTGGCGGGCCAGGGCCTCGCCGCGGGCAGCCTCCAGGCCGAGGGGCTCGCCGCCTCCCGTCCCGTGGCGCCCAACGAGACCCGCGAGGGCCGGATGCGCAACCGCCGGGTGGAGCTGGTCGTCAGCGGGGACCCGATCGGGTTGTGA